CGACGAGACGGTGGAAGGTCGAAGGGGGCATGTTGAGGACGATCGCGTCCTCCATCGCCGCGCACGACGCGGGGTAGGGGAGCCCGTCGAGCAGCGGGAGCTCCGCCACGGTGCGGCCGGGCCCTTCCATCGCGAGGATCTGCTCGCGCCCCCCCTCGCCGAGCTTGTAGATCTTGACCGTGCCTTTCCAGACGACCCACAACCCCTTCGAAGGCTCTCCCTCGACCCAGAGGTTCTCCCCCTTCAGGAAGGTCTTCTCGTGGAGGTGGGTGAGGATCGCCTCGAGCTTCGCGTCGGGCAGTCCCGCGAAGATCGCGACCGTGCGGAGGACGTCGAGTTTTCCCGCCATGGGACGACGATGCTACCCCGTCGCCCCCGGGCACTCCATCGCGTCGTCGTCGGGGGGGACGACGGGAAGCGGGTCGGGGACGTCCCCGACGCGGCGGACCAGCGCCGCCGCCGCGAGCTCCCACACGGCAGGCGCGCCGGAGGCCGACAACTTCCGGAGTATCGGTCCCGCGACGGGGCGCAGGTGCTCCCCCGCGAACCTGCCGCGCGCCTCCGCGGTGAGGTGCGCCTCCTCCTCGCGCCCGCACTGCGCCGCGTACCCCTCCTTGAGCCACAGGTACCCGACGAATCCCGCGAGCACGGCGACGTGGTCGTGCGGGTCCTCCGCGCGCGGTCGGAAGGCGAAGGCGTCGTAGAACGTCGCGAGATCGGACAGGACGCGACCGGGATCCTCCCAACCGCGATAGGCGACCTCGCGCGGGGACGCCGCCCCGCCGGGTCCGAACCAGCGCAGGTACGTCCCTTCGTCGACCTCCCCCGCGTGCGACGCCGCCTCCCGGAGGTCGTCCGCGTCGAGGAGCGCGGCGACCTTCGCGACCTCCTCGGCCCAACCCGGGCGCGGGCGCTCGAAGAGAAGGCCCAGGAGCCGCCACGACGCCGACGCGCGAAGGAGCGCCTCGGACTTCACGGCCGCGCCTCGAGCTTCATCGGCGTCCAGGCCGAGCGCATCTTCCGCGCGCCGACCTCGCCCGCGTTCCCCTGCCAGATCGCGAACGCGACCTCCGTGCGCCCTCCGGGGGCGAGCCCGGCCGGAAGGGGGCGCGACACGACGACCGCCCATCCCGCCTCGAGCCGCGTGCCTTTTCCGTCGGACACGGTGCGAGGTGCGGGTTGCAGCGAGCCGGGCCCTTCGGCGACGAGGTCCTCGACCGGTTTCGTCCTGGGGCCGGCCATCGTGTTCCCCAGATTTCGCGCCGGGGCGTACCGGGACGCCATCTCGACCTGCTCGGGGGATCCCGCCTTCAGCGACTCGGCGTCGAAGGGGTAGTGGGGGGTCGCGGCGCCCGGGTAAAGCGCGTGGATGTCGTCGGCGCGCCCGTCCACCACGGCCTGCCACGTCGCCCGCCAATGCGTGATCTCGACCGGCTTTCCGATCTCGCCCATCTGGGGCGCGGGGACGTCCGGTTCGGTTCGCGCCGGCAGCTGCACGGCGCAGGCGTCGGTGAACATCGCCGGTCCGGGAACGTCCTCCTTCGACGCGTCGTCCCACTCCAGGCGGAAGGCGACGCGCGTGCCGTCGGAGGCCGCGCGCACCCGCACCTCCGCGGTCGAGGGGGTCATCAGCCGGGGTTCGACCAGGTCCTGCAGGAGCAGGGGCGCACGATGGACGGGCAGGGCGTTCCACGCGGGGTCCGCGGGGTCGGCGGGGAGGGTCGCGGCCTGGGCGACGACCACCTCCGGGACGAACACCGGGGCGCGGCTGCACGAGCCCGCGAGGGCGAGGGCGACGGCGACGAGCACGTAGCGGCGCATGGCTTTCCTCCGGTCCTCAGGGGGTGTTCGTGCGGATGACGCCGAAGCGCGGGTCGTGGGCGGGACGAACCTGCACCGGCTCGGTGATCGGGACGCGCACGATCTCGGTGCCGTCCTCCTCGAGCCCGAGCATCACGTCCCCCTGGCGGCGGAATCGCGGGACGATCCGGTCCGTACACCCGAACAGGGCGAACAGGCCCGCGAGCGTCTTGTCGTCGACGGCGGAGCGGTACGTCTCGATCGCGTGATCGACGCCGGGGCCGAACATCTGGTCGAGATAGGCCCTCGGCGCGTGGATCGGGGGCACGTAGTAGACGTTGGGCTCGAGCCCGAACTGCGGGAACAGCGGGAGCGCCACCTTGCGCACGTGCACGAGGTAATCGATCGGGTTGTCCTCCCGCACCTTGTCGGGGGTGTCGATGAACCCGGCGAAGCGGATCTTCCCGATGCAGTTCACGAAGCACTGAGGCTGCAGCCCCTGCTCGATCTTCGGGAAACAGGCGATGCACTTCTCGGAGGTCCCCGTCATCGGGTTGAAGAAGGTCTTCTTGTAGGGGCACGCCTTCACGCATTCCTGGTAGCCGCGACAACGCCCCTGGTCGAGGAGGACGATCCCGTCCTCGGGGCGCTTGTAGATCGAGCCGCGCGGGCAGGAGGCCAGACACGCCGGGTAGGTGCAGTGGTTGCAGATCCGCGCGAGGTAGAAAAACCAGCTCAGGTGCGGAACCTGGAGGAAGGCGCCGGCGTCGATCATCGGCCCCGCGCAGTCGTCCTCGCCGACGTTGGGGTGCGCGTAGTCGATCTCCTGGGGACGCCATCCCACGACGCGTTCTCCGGCCTGCGCCGCCTCGAACAGGGTCCGCCCCTCGTAGCGCCCGTTCGTCCAGTCCTGGCTTCCGAGCTTCTCGAGGACGTGCACGTCCCAGGCGAGGGGGTAGAAGCCGTACGGCTTCGTCTCGACGTTGTTCCAGAGCATGTACTCCTGGCCCTTCCCCGAGGTCCAGGTCGTCTTGCAGGCGAGCGTGCAGGTCTGGCACGCGATGCACTTGTTGACGTCGAAGATCGCGCCGAACTGTTTTTGCGGCCGCGACTCGGGGTACCAGTACGACATCTCGCGGCCGAGCTGCCAGTTGTGCACGCGTGCCATCAGCCTCTCCTTCCGTTCTTCCTCACGAAGCCGCCGGCGAGGTAGAGCTTCATCGCCTCGTTCTCGTAGCTCGGCCGGAAGCCCAGCTGCGCGGGGCGCCAGATCCCGCGGCCGTCGAGCCCTCCCGCCTCCGCCCGCGTGATCTTCACGATCGCCTCGCGGGGGGCTCCCGTCGGGCAGTGCACGTCGGGGACGAATCCCTCGCCGATCTTCTGACCCATCAGCTCCTTGCGCACGAGGGAGTCGGTCATCAGCGTGGGCTTGAGCCAGCCGCGGGTCGTCGACTGGTGCGACCCCGAGCGGAACATCGCCTGGTAGGGGCTGCGCGGGTTCTTCGCGAGCCCGTCGGGACGGGTGTGTTGCCCCTCGTAGGAGCCCGGGGAGGCGCCGTACATGTTGAACCACATGCGCGTCACGCCTCGCGGCGTCCCCGGGTAGTACCGCGCCCGGCACAGCAGGCGCGCCCACTTGTAGTTCTCCTTGTCCTTCTGCCAGCCGCGGAACGGGCGGTCCTCCGGGTCGGAGTCGATCCACACGTAGTCGCCGTCGTCGATTCCGAGCGCCTTCGCGTCGAGCGGGTTGATGTCGACGTACCCCTCGCTCACGAACGGCATGCGTTTGTCGTGGCGGTAGATGTCGCCGAACGGACCGAACAGGATCGCCACCATGTCGACGTCGATCGGCATCGTGTGCGCGCCGTGGCGGTACTTGGGGGTATGGAAGACGAACTTGTATCCGTCCTTCGCGAGCGGGTGCGCGGAGCCCCGCGTCTGCGCCCAGGTCTTGACGACGTTGCGCCCCTGCCGGACCTCGCACGAGAGATCGCTCCGCTCGACCCCGTAACTCTCCGGGCCGTCGGGGCGGATCGCTTCGTGCGCCGGCGCGACGATCACGTTCGGCTCGTAGAAGGTCGAGTCGATCGGCTCGCGGTGGACGGGGAGGTTCTCGCCGGCGCCGATGAACTCCGGCTCCTCGCGGTAGTACTCGAGGCGCCCCGACTTCGTGTACCAGGGCCTCGAGTCGGTGACCTGCTCGTACCCGACCGCTTTCGGGTTCGTGCGGTTCATCATCAGGGCGGGAACGCCGCGCCTGGCGCGCGCCTCGAGCTCGGTGAACCGGTACCCCTTGGCGTTCGAGGAGAAGTCCAGGATCCGCTGCAGGTAGACCTCCGCCCGGTCGTCCCGGACGAACTTGAAGAGGTCGGTGAAGCGCGGATCGGCGATGCGCTCGCCGAGCTTGCGCGCGACGGCCTCGAGGACCTCGATGTCCCCCCGCGTGTCGAAGATCTTCGGAAGCGGGGTGCGCGGGAAGACGCCGAGAAACGGGTTCGTGACCGAGGCGGTCATGTCCGGATGCTTCAGCTCGCACCAGGAGTCCACCGCGAAGACGACGTCGGCCCACTCGCACGAGGTCGACCACCACCAGTCGTTGACGGCGATCATCTCGATCTTCGGGAGGACGTTCATCACGGTGTTGTAGTGCCACTTGACGTTGCCGAGGATCGAGTTGGCGTTCGCGAACCACATCGACTTCGTCGGCGCGGGGATGTGCCCCTTGCCGGTGAGGACCTTCTTGCCGACCTTCAGGAAGTGGTCCTCGTGGTTGTAGTAGTGGGCCGATTCGGCGACCCAGTACTGCTTCGGCCGCGCGGGCTTCGCGGGGTCGAGCTCGAGGTCGAACGGATTCTCGTTGATGTACTGCGGGGCGCCGTTGAACATCGCCGTCCGGTAGTTCCCGGCGTACGAGCCGACGTTTCCCGCGATCCGGCCGACGTTCCCGGTGAGCGAGGCGAGCAGGAAGATCGCGCGGTCCTTGTTGTCGTTGTTGAAGAACTGGTTCGGACCCATCCCGATCGCGAACAGGGTCGTGCCGGGGGTCTTCGCGACCTGCTTGGCGAGCGCCTCGACGGCTGCGGCGGGGGCCCACGTGCACTCCTCGGTCGTCTTCGGGTCGAAATGCGCGCAGTACTCCTTCACGAGGTCGAAGACCGGGCGGCAACGGACCTTCGTCCCGTCCTTCAGCGCGACCTCCACGACCCCCTCGAGCCGAGGGTCGCCGATCGGGGAGAACTTCCCGACCTGGTCGCGGTTGAGGCGGGAGGGTGCGTTCGTCTTCCGGTCCCACCAGACGAAATCCCCCCAGGCGTCCCGGATCGCCTTGGGGATCAGCATCGCGTCGTGCAGGCCCGGCGGAGCGGTCTTGTCCCCCGGCGCCTGCACTTCGGTCTGGTTGCGCAGCGCCGCCGGAGCGTCGCCGAAGACCTCCGAGACCCGCAGGTACCGCAGGTTGTCCATGCGGACGAGGAGCGGAAGGTCGGTCCAGCGCTTGACGTAGTCCGCGTCGTAGAGGCCGTCGCGCAGGATCACGTGCGAGAGGCCCAGCGCCAGGGCGGGCGTCGTCCCGGGCCGGACGACGATCGCGTCGTCGGCCTTCGTGCAGGTCGCCGAGTACTCGCAGGCGATGACGACGATCCGCGTTCCCTTGAGCCGCGCCTCGGTGAGCCAGTGGGCGTCGGGCATCTTCGTCGTGATGAAGTTCATCCCCCAGACGACGACCGTCTTCGCGTGCTCGAGGGCGTGGAGGTCGAACTCGACCGTCTGCTGGCCGGTCACCATCGGGTGGCCCGGCGGAAGATCCGTGTGCCACGAGTAGTTGTCGAAGCCGCGGGCCCCCAGCGCCTTGTCGGGCGCGACCCCGCGGAGCTTGGCGTCCACGAGCGCCATGGCGTTGGCCAGGCGGTACATCCCGAAGACGCGCGTCATCCCCAGGAGCGGCATGCCGCCGCGGAACTTCAGGACCTGCGTTCCCGCGCCCTTCGTCGCCTCCACCATGAGGTCGTCGTAACCCTGGGCCTTGAGGAGCGACGATCCCTTCTCCCCGGTGTAGGTCCTCGCGATGTCGACGAGCGCGGCGGCGACGAGGGAGGCGGCCTCCTCGTGGGTGACCCGGACCCAGGTGTCCTTCCCGCGGTTGAAGTACTCCTTGGGAGGTTTCCCGTCCTCGCCGCGCGGGAACCCCTTCTCGACCCACGTCTTCCAACCCAGGCGGACCATCGGATGGCGGACGCGCCGGTCGCCGTAGAAGCGCCGGGTCAGGGCGAGTCCCTTCTGGCAGACCCGAGGGTCCCAGCGGTGGCTCACGCGATTCCCGTCGAGATCCTCCGCCTCGCCGTACTTCATCGTCGGCCCGATCCTCGTGATGACCCCCGACCGGACGTAGGCGTTGAGGATGCAGTTGTGCGTATCGTTCGGCGCGCATTGGAACGTGAAGATCGAGTCGTATTTCCAGAGGTCGCGGTAGGCGTGCTCCCAGTCGCGGTTCGGGTAACGCGCCAGCGGGTTGTCGGGGGCGTCGAGCCCCCAGCCGTCGGTC
This is a stretch of genomic DNA from Candidatus Polarisedimenticolaceae bacterium. It encodes these proteins:
- a CDS encoding ethylbenzene dehydrogenase-related protein, with protein sequence MRRYVLVAVALALAGSCSRAPVFVPEVVVAQAATLPADPADPAWNALPVHRAPLLLQDLVEPRLMTPSTAEVRVRAASDGTRVAFRLEWDDASKEDVPGPAMFTDACAVQLPARTEPDVPAPQMGEIGKPVEITHWRATWQAVVDGRADDIHALYPGAATPHYPFDAESLKAGSPEQVEMASRYAPARNLGNTMAGPRTKPVEDLVAEGPGSLQPAPRTVSDGKGTRLEAGWAVVVSRPLPAGLAPGGRTEVAFAIWQGNAGEVGARKMRSAWTPMKLEARP
- a CDS encoding 4Fe-4S dicluster domain-containing protein is translated as MARVHNWQLGREMSYWYPESRPQKQFGAIFDVNKCIACQTCTLACKTTWTSGKGQEYMLWNNVETKPYGFYPLAWDVHVLEKLGSQDWTNGRYEGRTLFEAAQAGERVVGWRPQEIDYAHPNVGEDDCAGPMIDAGAFLQVPHLSWFFYLARICNHCTYPACLASCPRGSIYKRPEDGIVLLDQGRCRGYQECVKACPYKKTFFNPMTGTSEKCIACFPKIEQGLQPQCFVNCIGKIRFAGFIDTPDKVREDNPIDYLVHVRKVALPLFPQFGLEPNVYYVPPIHAPRAYLDQMFGPGVDHAIETYRSAVDDKTLAGLFALFGCTDRIVPRFRRQGDVMLGLEEDGTEIVRVPITEPVQVRPAHDPRFGVIRTNTP
- a CDS encoding molybdopterin-dependent oxidoreductase produces the protein MSRDLDRRRFLKSVSAAGFGAFVVSATDGWGLDAPDNPLARYPNRDWEHAYRDLWKYDSIFTFQCAPNDTHNCILNAYVRSGVITRIGPTMKYGEAEDLDGNRVSHRWDPRVCQKGLALTRRFYGDRRVRHPMVRLGWKTWVEKGFPRGEDGKPPKEYFNRGKDTWVRVTHEEAASLVAAALVDIARTYTGEKGSSLLKAQGYDDLMVEATKGAGTQVLKFRGGMPLLGMTRVFGMYRLANAMALVDAKLRGVAPDKALGARGFDNYSWHTDLPPGHPMVTGQQTVEFDLHALEHAKTVVVWGMNFITTKMPDAHWLTEARLKGTRIVVIACEYSATCTKADDAIVVRPGTTPALALGLSHVILRDGLYDADYVKRWTDLPLLVRMDNLRYLRVSEVFGDAPAALRNQTEVQAPGDKTAPPGLHDAMLIPKAIRDAWGDFVWWDRKTNAPSRLNRDQVGKFSPIGDPRLEGVVEVALKDGTKVRCRPVFDLVKEYCAHFDPKTTEECTWAPAAAVEALAKQVAKTPGTTLFAIGMGPNQFFNNDNKDRAIFLLASLTGNVGRIAGNVGSYAGNYRTAMFNGAPQYINENPFDLELDPAKPARPKQYWVAESAHYYNHEDHFLKVGKKVLTGKGHIPAPTKSMWFANANSILGNVKWHYNTVMNVLPKIEMIAVNDWWWSTSCEWADVVFAVDSWCELKHPDMTASVTNPFLGVFPRTPLPKIFDTRGDIEVLEAVARKLGERIADPRFTDLFKFVRDDRAEVYLQRILDFSSNAKGYRFTELEARARRGVPALMMNRTNPKAVGYEQVTDSRPWYTKSGRLEYYREEPEFIGAGENLPVHREPIDSTFYEPNVIVAPAHEAIRPDGPESYGVERSDLSCEVRQGRNVVKTWAQTRGSAHPLAKDGYKFVFHTPKYRHGAHTMPIDVDMVAILFGPFGDIYRHDKRMPFVSEGYVDINPLDAKALGIDDGDYVWIDSDPEDRPFRGWQKDKENYKWARLLCRARYYPGTPRGVTRMWFNMYGASPGSYEGQHTRPDGLAKNPRSPYQAMFRSGSHQSTTRGWLKPTLMTDSLVRKELMGQKIGEGFVPDVHCPTGAPREAIVKITRAEAGGLDGRGIWRPAQLGFRPSYENEAMKLYLAGGFVRKNGRRG
- a CDS encoding molecular chaperone TorD family protein encodes the protein MKSEALLRASASWRLLGLLFERPRPGWAEEVAKVAALLDADDLREAASHAGEVDEGTYLRWFGPGGAASPREVAYRGWEDPGRVLSDLATFYDAFAFRPRAEDPHDHVAVLAGFVGYLWLKEGYAAQCGREEEAHLTAEARGRFAGEHLRPVAGPILRKLSASGAPAVWELAAAALVRRVGDVPDPLPVVPPDDDAMECPGATG
- a CDS encoding Crp/Fnr family transcriptional regulator, whose protein sequence is MAGKLDVLRTVAIFAGLPDAKLEAILTHLHEKTFLKGENLWVEGEPSKGLWVVWKGTVKIYKLGEGGREQILAMEGPGRTVAELPLLDGLPYPASCAAMEDAIVLNMPPSTFHRLVESEPAIARAVIGSLAMRLRRMVALVQELSLKAVRERLAGLLLELAEENDTFELHWNNQEIAARLGTVREIVSRTFSRMIHEGAIEMNGRQVRILDRARL